In the Glycine max cultivar Williams 82 chromosome 19, Glycine_max_v4.0, whole genome shotgun sequence genome, GAAGATTTTATGCTCAAATTCGTGGAATCAAGAGTGGTTTGGAATAAGGATGTGACATTATGAATGAAGACTATGGAACCGACATTTAAAGAAAGCCAAACAGCATTAGATTTGCTCCATTTATTTAGAACATTCATGATAATTTTGCCATAAACTGAAAGTGCTagttagaaaatattttgaacattgAGTTTAGGCTACATTCAGGAAAAGCAATGCCTTGATGGTGGGGttggtttttaagttattaatacATTGATTTGGACTCCCTCTAAGCGGGGCAATGTTACTGCTAATTACCTTCCAACGAAATATAAACATGTTTAGCCCTGCCAGTCATTTGCTCAAGATAGTCTGGCTTAAATTACTTTACAGAGGTGACAGACTGCTGAACTACTGTCACACAAACTGATAGTCTTTAAGATGATAGATACGTGCAATATATTAAGCTCTGATTTCAACAAGAGCTGGGCTACTGGATGCCCTACTTTATGTCTATGTCTTATGTATCTTCTTTTATTTCCACAATTTATTAGTGGGAAAttgattccttttttttttcttttgatatctGAATTTTTATCTCTTAGATTACATGACATTTTGGTCTATCCTCTTTGCTTATAGTATCAAGCTTGACTTGGCattacatttgaatttgattctAAATGGATTATTTTTTAGGCCAATACttaatttacttttcaaagaattgTATGTCTATGCATTCATTTATATATgttcaatttgtttttaataaatttaaacttatttctGCAGCTTGTGATAGACCAAGTGCCGTCACTGGATTTCAAGAGGACATTTGTCTTTACTTTTCTTGGTTTTGCTTTAGTGGGTCCAACACTGCATTTCTGGTAATGCCCTAGAATCTATTTTGGTATGCCTGAAAGTAGACTCTTTGTTTATAGTctattaattatgaatgtgaTAAATGATAATACTTTAAATAATGCAAATCCCAATGGCAGTAATAATAAGTGTAATATGTTGTTAGGTCCTGggtgtagtttttttttaataatattgtaaatatttattcattccCCTAATGAATATTATCAGAAGAATCCAATGAAGATTGATTTTTGATATTTGTGATGTCTATGTTTAGGAGATTTTCCACATATCATGGTCATAGGAGTTTGGATGAAGGCTCAATAATTATTAAGTCTCATTCCCTTGTCTTTCCTGACATTTGCTTTGAATCTATAGGTATTTGTATCTGAGTAAATTGGTTACACTTCCTGGAGCATCAGGTGCACTTTTACGGCTTGTACTTGATCAGGTGGGATGTTCCCATTGGTCCTCCAATCCACTGTCTATTACCACTTtgtatcaattattaatttcgtgcttgtataataatttaattttgaatgctATGAAATATTTTCACAGTTCTTATTTTCACCCATATTCATCGGAGTTTTCTTATCTACATTGGTGACACTGGAGGGAAACCCATCACGAGCTGTACCCAAGCTTAAACAGGTGGGTGTAAACAGTATTGTTTAACTTGTACGTGCTTGTAAAAATGTGTGTTCAAAGAGTGGTATTTCATTGTTGTCATGTTTTTTAGTATATACTCATCCCCCGGAATTTCATTTTGTAGGAGTGGTTTTCTGCAGTTCTAGCAAACTGGAAACTATGGATACCTTTTCAATTTCTCAACTTCAGATTTGTTCCACAACAATTTCAGGTTAGACTGGCAGCTTCATTTACATTGGGGATTTGACTTGACCATAAATATGTTCATCACTCTTGAAACCTGTTGGCATTTTAATATTGAAGAtcaattcttaatttctttcttcaaaTTCATTTGAATGCACCGCGATTTTATTTTAAGTCAATTGCTTTTAATGATCTGTCAATGGatactctttctctctcatacTACCTACCTTTGTTATCCGTTTTTAGCTGAACAACAATAGAAAAATGTACATAAGAAATGAACTTTTTGTTgacatttctttcttcttcatgcAACATGTTTGGTTCTTTGGGATGCATCTTGTTGGCCCCTGATTTTCTAGTATTATCACATGAAAATGAGTTGTTTGTCTTTTTCCTAGTGGGTTGACGAGGTGTCTCAAGGGTTCTCAGTTCATagttccaatttttttattcaaaccaaACATTCACTTGCACAAACTTACTGTGTACTCAGAATTattcttgatcttgaattaattttattgagaaAAGTTCTCAAATGCCTGAAATCAGTGAAATAGAGGTatctatggttatgctttctgaCACTTGCAGaaggatattttttaatataccaCCCACTTGCTTTTTGAGGCAGACCAGATTTATAGATGAACAGAAATAggaataaatagagaaaaaggaaaggaatcAAGTGTATGTTATTGATGAAATAAGAGAAATAGCAGTTGGGAAAAACCTACTACCCACAGAGCCTAGCTCTACTCAGAGAATGGATGTATTCTCTGCCTAACAGAATGATACGCACAATCATAAAAATCCCCCTCACTCACCCCCATGTCCCTCTATAACAGAATACCTCACCATCCATCctcattctctttctctcactGCCACCTCATCATTGTCTCTCCGCTCTCCTATTCTTCCTCACATACACTCTCCACACTTTGGGCTTATTTACTTGGGCCACATCCTGGACTAGGGGCCTAtcacttttgttgttgttagtaTGTACTGACCATAGCATCTACAGTTTTCTTCAATGTTCTTAGATTTGCTTCTACATTTTTTAATGCTATTGTTAAGTTTAAAATATGTGGACATAATTTCAGGTCCTTGCTGCCAATGTTATTGCTTTGGTGTGGAATGTTATTCTCTCATTTATGGCACATAAAGAGGTTCTTCCAAAATAGGTAAGTTTTATGTTCCTTGAATGCAGAAGACCTATTTTTAAGTAACTAGCTCTTTGACCTTACGAATTCAAGTATACATGAGTATATGAGGCAAGAAAGAGTATCTTTCTGTTACTAGTGAATGGGCACTGCCATGttctctcttccatttttttcttcttagatGCAATAAAATACTCCTTTGTACACAAAAACATCCATTGTCATGTACCAAGAGAAATGTAGAACAACTGAACAAGGATTCTCTATCTGCTTTATTAAATAGCTGTGAATGTTTCCTATACAAAAATTTtggaaacagaaaataaaatgaaaataaggtggtGTTTCTGTAATTAAAAGTGAGcagaaaatgttttttcaaaCCAAATGACCCTAGGAAATTATAAAGTTACAATTTCCTCAAATATCCAAAAAGTTCATCACCTTTCAACAAAGAATAATTAGGAACCTTGCCTCCGGGTGACTCAATCGGTAATGCCAAACAAGAACCTTCCTTTAATCTGATTTTATCTGATGTACCTTTCTATTAAGAAATCCTATAGTTCTTATGCACATACAATGCTGTCTTTgtattttcaatctttttacTTGATAGCTTTGCTGAGCATGCGCAATGCTACAGTAACTCCTTAATAGTTCACAGTATTAATCAGTTTTATGTCCATTGATCATTCTTCAGAGTTCAGATAAAGAGCTTGCAAAGAGGCTGCATGAGCTGTATTCAAatcttttaaatgtttttgtaatttacatGAACATGAAGACTAGCAGTTGTATAAACACGCATGTGGATTTTTTGTATGCACTTTCATCAATGCAAGCTTCCTCCACGTGTTTCCTAGGATTCTATATCATCGAGACCATACAGGAgggtttcttttttgtttaattgtattttttattggcTAAATTATTCAGTTGGTCCCTTATCTTCATAGGTAAATACTCATTTTAGTTATTGAAAGTATAAAGCAGTTACAAATTGAtctctaaaaaatgaaaaatttaaatttagttcttGAACGTATAAAAAATGCAATAGATTAGTCCTGTATGTTTGTAGCAGCATTATTCTATAACTGACTACACAAACAGGCAGCAATTGTCACTGCGTTAAGCATAGTCCCTTTTGCAAAACTTCATAGTCTGTCAGTCATTTGGGTTTGGACCTTGTTTGGTGGTGTTGGGCTCATAACAGGCTTGGCCTCCTCTTCAACACATAGCCGGTATCATTGTAACTTAAATGGTTTTAAACACACACTTAACAACCTCCAAATGTGGAACCACggttaatttaatttgtataattgtaTAAAGGCAAAGCGTGGGGCTAACAAACGAAGGGAAagtgtttttattttgcttGAATAGAAAAGAGGGATTAGCGTGCAGCCCAATGTTAATAAAGACTGGCATGGCATGGGAACAACTATCAAGGAGGATATGAAATTAATTGCACGACTTTTAAAGAGTTAGCctattctttctttccttgCTTTTCCTCATACACGTCCGTGTAAGGGTTTTAAGAAAGTCAAAAACCcactttttaacattttttcatgTTATCTTATTATAGCGTATGTTTGGATATGCATCAGTTATGTCATATGTGCGTTTATAAATTCCATGTCCAAATGCATAAGCTGCTCGCAAAGGATGTGAGTAAATGCGTGTATGAATGTGtgtagaattgattttgaaatgtgatttattgaattgattttcaataaaCATGAGTCTGCagcaatttgatttttgttagaatagtatatattagaaaattgattGTCACACAATGTTGTTTGgaaaattattatcaaaattgattttgcctTTATGATTATCAAGAATGTGTTTTATGTGTTGTTCATCAAGACAATATCAACATTAAATAGGGGTATACcaagaataaattatatgacTCAAGACAAAAGTGATGCAAAAGTTATTTACAAATGCTTCAATGGACccatttatttaaacttttaaaaagttttttttaaaataaataatttttaaaaagcagATAggatttatttcatttaaaaaaatatataaaactgttttttagaataaaaaacaatttagacAATCACATCAAAAAAGcataaaactaattatttttttagacaaTTACATTAATAACAATAGTAAAAATTATGTTTagtgttatgtattttttatcattgaaatttattgtaatatagaATGAAACGTTCAGTAActggaataattttttaaaactttatattataaattaaaatgaaatgccGTCTATTACATAAATGTTTgtgtagtttttaattttattttaaacatctaagcaaaataaaaatttagtacACActagtattcttttttttttttttaatgaacctAGAGTATTTTTTAGTCAAGAGTTAAGGATTCATCTATTATGATACTAAgatttgttttaacttttaaggacAGATTTCTCTTAActgtttttttacataaaagggTAGGGAAACCTGaagatatttaatttgttatgacggattcaaatattatttagttcaAAACGATTTAAATGTAACTTAATTATATGACTTAAACTCAGCAAACTGATTGCATCATGACGTAGAAAGCTTTCCTAATTCAATATTCAATTTGATTCTCATAACTTTTTTTCGGTACATAAAATAATGTGGGATAATGCAAAGCAATGCATGCATAAATGTTTTGTCAAATTTGAAGTTGTTACTTGTTAGGCAACTTATGTCGGAAGACCTTGAACGATACACTATATAATGCCTCGAACGAAGCAACCGTACTCTAAATAATTCCTTGTCACTGTTGCTGCTGAAGGttgtttgaataatttttttttgcttgtttGTTTCTTAGGTATTCCACACTTTGAAGTTATATTCTCGAGTGCATGGAGTGAGACGATTTATGCCTTGTTGCTCTCAGTACCTCAcatgttcaaaataaaaattgggaGTTATGAAGTAATATAAGTAACTTGAAAGTGAAAGACAACAATGTTTCTCCACCTTATAAGTACATGAGAAGATTAGATGTTGTAACGATGTTTCTATTTTAATCTACCTTAAGTATTActttttccaattattttaatagttttgCTATTCAGTATTGCAATTCTTGGACGATCTTTTACCAGTTGAAAAGTAATCAATCATGAGGGTTTTGTCAATTGAGTTTGTAAGGGGAATTATGAATTATCCGATCATCGAGTTCCTTTTCAAAGTAAATAGGTTTATCTGCGGTTCTTGTACTTTTACCAAATTTTGaattaagttattaaatttttaattgactCACTGAACTTGTTTTTTAATTGAGTAATCCCATTCCGTCtaattattgttataaaaaattaatacatacaCAAAATTAGAGGTGTAACAGTAAATTAATATTTCTGAAGTGCATTGTAAATACAACTAAGttaattgtataaattttttgaaatatgttATAAGCATACCTAAGGAAATTgtacaaaattaagaaaatatataataaatgatgatataaatgaatttaaaaaaaatattacttcctcttttcatcataattattgtgtaagagaaaaaatattattgtaaaataattatcattttaactttttaatataatattaattatgtttttcattaatattctcatgatattaataatagtcaataaaatttataaaataaattaatgatgatatacgattaattttataaaattaatatttttttatttattattttttatttaattaaaataacctaAAACGAATATTATAATGAAATTTAACAACATTGTACTAGTATCAGTCTATTTTATTCtgcatttaatattttcatatttattggccattaaattatattttgcattcaatattttcatcattaaagtataacaatataatatgacattaagtattttattctgtatttaatatttttaatctttaacgcccattaaattatattttgtatatttaatattCTCATCATTATTGCCCATTAAAAATCCCCAAAACATTAAATTCACTTGTTCCCATGAATAAGAAATGTTTAGTTTTAACCGATAGgtataaataaacatttattaccGCAAAACCGCAAAGTCGGAACTTTCCTTCCATCCTATGATTCCTATCCCAAAGgcaaagtttattttaaataaagaaatgttTGAAAGTGGTTTATTACGCAATGGTGAAGGAAGCATGAGGTAATGGAGGTAGGAAGATAAGAGGGTGACATTGTCAAACACCATTTATGAAGAGACAAAGGATGTGTTCAAGTTACCCAGACAGAAACATTTGACAATGACCTTTAAAAGTCACACACAAGACACCTCAACCATTGCAACCTTTACAAAGCTACAATTACTTTGGTCAACAAGTAACACTATGCCCACATTCTCTCTCTATTCTAATCTCATCTCATCCCCAATTCAATTATTCATTGCTCCATGtgatttttacttcttttttttttttttttaatttgattgtgcTAACCATTTTTCTTGTGCAAAGTTTGCTAATAGATACTACTAGTATTGATTATTAATTCATCTAAAGTCCTACtttataaaacataatataataatatatttttgtcattaaGATTAGTTTTTATCTCCcttaatatgtaaaaaaaatgtttttatcaaCTTTAAAAAAGTATAGTTTTTGTCTTATTCTAATtagcttttaatttaatttctctaaccagccttttaaaatttattaccaaattcattttcattttaaggTGTATTTGTAATGAATTTGTTGTTCATTGTCTTATTAAGgataatatttaagaaattaattaataaagtactataaaatatcaataattatgtTATGATCATATtgtgttaacatcgattatagtgttttaaaaactgaaCTATACATTGAAGTggttaatttttcaataaatcatTCGATTGATATAGCTgattaaatttatgattgaattataattaaatcaaataatatttaattaaaatcagtTCATGAATTAATCTGTTTAATAACCGGTtagttcaattaaaattttaaaatattgacatTGGTATTATCTTTGAGTCgtcaataaaacaaaaattaaagtatttattGACGTTGAAATGAATACAGATTAATTAGCCAGCTAATTTCATTCGCTCTCTATCTCCCTcaccttttgtttttgtttttggaatTATCAAATTCAACTCTAAAGAATCTAGAagtgcaataaaataaaaaaagataaagataaaagttTCCAGAAGCTATGTCATGCGGAAGGTGATTTGAATTCGTAGTCTTATAAccaaaattaagaatatattgAATCACAATTTACTCGTAAGTCTTGTCTTACACATAAACAATTCTCTCGCTTTAATTATATTCATAggcatgaatttaaataatcaaacgAGATGTGTTTTTATTAAGGcataaaaatacaacaaaaaaaatcataaaaaccaTGTTTTTAATAACTAAATCGGAATAATCTAAAGatgaattaatattaatatataagtatTCCTCTCTTTAAAGAGAAATACATTAGACTTAGATTTttcgataaaaattaattaattttaaataatattaaatttaattttattaaataagattttatatttaaatcttatagataaaaaaatataatttaaaaaattaattatcaataaaatcaataaatattttataaaaaacacataaaatgagagaattaaaatgataatgcagtgttttgttttgtatttgtgTGGCCCCCGGTGTGTACAAATTTTTGCTAGGAAGCGAAACAATGTGACATTGTGAGTGTTGTAATTGAATGAAGCAGCACCGTCCATTGACCCCATTGATTAATAACGAATGAAGTTGGACGGTGTCAGATGCATCATCATGCATGGATCCACGTTGAGCTTTTCTGTGGACGTGTCACCGTGTGAATGGTGAGGGTGACTCACCGTGGCGTGAGTCAAGCGCTAAAGACAACAACACTGTACCATCAAGTACAGGCCAATATTAGTTtagttttatttgattaatgttTGTCAATGTTTCTATTCTTTGGAAAAATCGTGATCGGTCTTTCAATggaatgtgtttggttggataTGGGCGAGCATTGATAACGAATTTTGTTTacaagttttgtaattttgataaAGTATTTAAATAGGTTGATAAAAATCACATAAGAGTATGAGCGATATAATTAAATAGAGTAGTGTTGTTTCGTTAGAAAGAAGTGTGATACGAATTTTCAcagattcatatatatatatatatatatatatatatatttgatatttatcattggttatttgagaattaaaaagtaatttgaCGGAAATCacagttaaaaaatattgttagtaATTTGACGGAAATCGCGATTAAAGCTTCTTGCAGATATTCGTGTCATGTATTTCATAACAATAagcaattttcaattaattttttttttttgcttctgagagatattattaaattaagtaatataataataataaattagtcaAAAATGCCTATAATGAAAGATATATACAGTTTCtactaaaaagaataataaactagcttaaatatgtttatcaTCAAGTGAGGTCTCAATGTTAATGAACTCATGTCTCCTAAGCAAATGGTCAGTAGTTTAAATCCTGACTCtttgtttgtgaaaaaaaattgatggaaagaagaaacacacctttaattatttttagattctCAAAAGGATATTAGTTTTGTTGAACACGTTATTATATGTAATCATATGCATACAAGaaaagcttaaatatatttcgaattcttatattatttattttatcgtTTTGATTCTATTAaatctttctatttttaaatttctatcatgaatatttatttattttgatccaTGTTGTTGGGATGTCCTTGTTAAGTGTTGAGATAATTGACAAAAAGGTTGCTTTAGCAAGTTATGTAGTGGTTATTATGGTAAAAGTCAACTTGgcacataattaatttttcaatctcAACAAAACAGGTGACTTTCACATGtttatctctttcttaaatTACATATTGGTGATTTTTGTATACATATTACATAGGTAAATTGTTAAATGCACcctattttggtaaaaaaaaaaaaaagaagaaaagaaaagtgcatCCTATTGTAATTCAAGCCTAAACTACAACATAGCTTGTAATGTTTGTTTGTCTATCAAGAAAACTCGAGATTGAATAAGTTGAAaaaatttgttgttgtttggaTTTAAAGAGGCCAAATTTTAAGATTATGTTAAAGCTCTTGCTATAACTACCatgatttgttttatatttattttgagtcttaaaaatataattcatatgtatatgttttgtttgttgttttatttactCATGATAAATAGCATGCATTAAACACATTCAAATGATAATGAATGTTATCTTGTAATTTATGTTAGGTAGTTATGAATCATAGATGGATAAATGGTAGTTACACAAGTGACAAATATGAGAGTGAGGTAGAATATTTTTTGgaaatttctcaaaaaaatatttcttatagtAATAGGAGGTTCAATTCTTCTTGTGTAAaatgtttggattaaaggaaattaAGTGTTCTGGAAATAAGACAATATGTACTCTACGATGGATTTTACAAGAGTTATACGTCATGAAAATGACATAGGGAATTATTACAAATGTGGCCTATTGGGTTTGAGTCCCAAATTGTCAAAGTTGATGTGCATGAGTTATCAATTAGAGAACATGATCTCCCATATTGGTGGAGACCTTTGAGAAAACAAATGTGTATGACAACTTGTGTAGTGATGCAATGACATTTTTATACCTAGGTTGTAATAAATTCACATTGTTATCAACAATGTTGAAAAtgttcaatttaaaataaaaaaatgggtaGAGTAATAAGAGTTTACACAATTGATTGAATTGTTAAAaaacatatgaaataaaaattgtgtAGAGTAATAAGAGTTTAAATAATTGATTGAATTATTGAAACATACTTTTATGAAGATAATACATTGCCAAATCATACCTATGAAGCAAAAAAAGGTCTTGTGCCCAATAGATATAAGATACCAAAAGTTGTTTACCTACTTTAATGATTGCATTCTGTATATAAAATGctaaaaaatgttacaaaagTGTTAAAAAAGCAAGACATCTCAATACAAAATGagatatacaatttttttaatgatgtgaGGCCTAAAATGCCTTTTGCAAAGGTGTTTAGCATTTTCAACAAAATTATTGAGTCATAAGATGAATTAAGACTCTTaaagattttgatttgatacaaATAAATACTAAGTTTAAAAAGTTGCTTTTGAAATGCTAGCAATCGAAAGCATTGTATATGCGTTTAACGGAATAAGAGTTAATAGACAAACACTAATTCTGTGAAGCATTAAAGACTAAGTTAACACTTTGATCTATTGATTCTTTGTGCAAAAAATGTTTGTATATTTTTCCTAGGATATGCTGAAGTGAATAAAGCAAGAGACTAATGAAGTTTAAACTCTTCTTTCTACATAAAAGACATGTCATTATTGTGTAGATTTGTTCTAGTCAAAAGTTTATGTGACTATCGAAGCCAATTAAATTGTGTTgctaaagaaatataaata is a window encoding:
- the LOC100790392 gene encoding protein sym-1; translation: MVYGGAMCAHAHKFLLSPRALNLCRQNTTRLQQFQTLTPLHSQSLPFNFKNSATPFKPTLIRLSALSNDGSGGNGPHGGAGGGGGSDGPNSGGAGDGGGKWSFLSWYLALLGKYPVAVKALTSSILNLIGDLICQLVIDQVPSLDFKRTFVFTFLGFALVGPTLHFWYLYLSKLVTLPGASGALLRLVLDQFLFSPIFIGVFLSTLVTLEGNPSRAVPKLKQEWFSAVLANWKLWIPFQFLNFRFVPQQFQVLAANVIALVWNVILSFMAHKEVLPK